In Pseudophryne corroboree isolate aPseCor3 chromosome 2, aPseCor3.hap2, whole genome shotgun sequence, the sequence gagttctccgctgggcggaaaaacacgtgagcgctctgtcagcagtctaccttccgggcgtggacaactgggaagcagactttctcaccagacacgatctccatccaggagagtgggcttttcatcaagaggtatttgcagaagtgacacggCATTggtgaattcctcaaatagacatgatggcgtctcgcctcaacaagaagcttccgaggtattgttccaggtcaagggacccctaagccagtgcagtggacgccctggtaactccgtgggtgtttcagtcggtatatgtgttccctcctcttcctctcattccgaagttgttgaggatcataagacgagcaAGAGTTACGGCAGtacttgtcgttccagattggccacggagggcctcgtatccggatcttcaggagttgctcatagaagatccttggccgcttcctctcagagaggacctgttactgcaagggccatgcgtatttcaggacttaccgcggctgcgtttgacggcgtggaggttgaacgccaaattctagctcgaaagggtattcccggggaagtcatccccactctccttaaggctagaaaggaggtcacggcgaagcattatcaccggatttggagaaaatgtgtgtcgtggtgtgaagccaggaaagctcctgcggaggagtttcagcttgGTCGTTTCctaggcctaaaattaggttccatcaaagtgcgcatttcggctttatctattttctttctaaaagaattggccgcccttcctgaagttcagactttcgtgaagggagtgctgcatatccatcctccatttgtgccacccgtggcaccgtgggatcttgacgtggtgttacaatttcttatgtgtcactggtttgaaccttttgcgaaaggttgagttgaaatttctcacttggaaagtggtcatgcttttggccttggcgtccgtcagacgggtgtcggaattggtggctctgtcacaagagcccatatttgattttccatgtggatagagcggaattgaggactcgtcaatgatttctgccgaaggtggtttcttcgtttcacataaatcaacctattgtggtgcctgcggcttcggatgccgtgacggtgccaaaatctctcgatgtcgtaagagctttgaagatttatggctcttgtgaggaaaacagaggctctgtttgtcctgtatgcttccaacaagattggaaatccggcttccaagcagactattgcgcgctggatttgtaatacaatttagcacgctcattctacggctggattgccgttgccgaagtcggtgaaggcccattctaccaggaaggtgggctcatcttgggcggctgcccgaggggtctcggcacttcagctttgccgagcagctacgtggtcgggttcaaacacttttgctaaattctacaagtttgataccctggctgatgaggacctaatgtttgctcaatcggtgctgcagggtcatccggactctcccgcccggtctggagcttaggtatagaccccatggtccttttggagtccacagcatcctcgaggacgtaagagaaaataggattttaatacatacctgtaaatccttttctcctagtccgtagaggatgctgggcgcccatcccagtttgtactgttacttgcagttgtattgttacttgttggtttcggttacacgaaggttgtgtatcggtcatgttcagcttgttgctgtttcgttcatactgttatctggttttcttggttatccagttgtacggtgtgttgtggtgtgagctggtatgtatttcacccttggtttaacaaaaatccttttcctcgaaatgtccgtctcccctgggtacagttcctataactgaggtctagaggaggggcatagagggaggagccagttcacacccagtaaaagtcttttagtttgcccatgtctcctgcggatcccgtctataccccatggtccttttggagtacccagcatcctctacggactaggagaaaaggatttaccggcaggtattaaaatcctattttcttacatATACTGCTGTTTTCAGTATATTTGCATAATACAAATTGTCACTTTCCCCCTTAGATAATGTTTGAAAGATCATGTGTGTTAAATATCAAATCAGCCTGAATGACTCACATTTGCTTTCCAGGATAGCAATGTTCTGTAATGATTTTGGCAAGTGTGCAGTGCTCTCCATATTTGCATTCTCCACTCTGTTATGTCACTTGAACCATTTTGTCTTCCTATTGGTTATGGAGTATAGCTGCTTTCATGGATACCCCATTTGAAGCTAGAACACTCAGTGACCACTGTCTTTACTCTCTGTCATGAAAGAATTGTACTAACATACATGTAGTACTctctgggcggtattcaattcttttcaccactttccacacccgttctgtttctgccctcagggacgttgtatcattatttcagctcgctacccccggagtagcgtggCACCCaatcctttacacagctaaacctgatcactatgggcacaatatgcacgataacggagatcattttagaaaggaaattgggtgtgAAATATCATTTGAATCTGTGTAACCAAAATACACCCAACAATAAAATAGTCAATGAGAATATGGCAAAAATGAGTAGGCATATGGGGCATAGAGGAGAAAATAACATAAAACAGTAAATGGCATAATACAGGATGCAGGATATACATAGCACCCCACATCATATAAATAAAACATATCAAGAATCTAAAGGCGCCATTCAAGCTCATATAGCCGGAGATGTAGAGAAGTACAGAAAACAAAATACTAACCGCAAACTAAAATATTACAAACCCACATCTGCACAAACAGTATTACATAATTACTCCCAAAACAAACTACCCAGAAACCCCCCACCCAGTATGCCCCATCGCCAAACTAGGCATACTTGGATCCCTAAACTCAAACCTTCCCCCAAACTACACTACCTATCCTAATCATCCCCCACCAAAATGAAGTGTAAGAAAATACATAACTGGTGACTGCACACACAATACTATGCCAGCATACTGGTGTAAATATGACACGGATAAAAAACAAAACGGAATACTTGGATATTACAAACAACTGGATATATAAGGTGTCCAAGCAGTAAAGCAAAATGTTGGCCTTTAAAATATCAATCCGGGCAATTTTCAGCTTCTTGCGAGATTGTGGAAACCATCTCGTCCCCTTTCATCCATGGACACAAAGGAAAGAACATGAAGTGCCTGAACAGTAGGTCTAGGAGAGTCCCGTCCTCCCAAGGGTATGCGGTTAGCAAACCGctcatcgggatcccggctgtcacaatactgacGTCGGGATCCCGATGGGGGCATCATACCGCCCTCCGGTATACCGGCTAGGTAGGTGattactccacccccccccccccccctctccttcgtgGGGAGAACAGGAACTGTGGCGAGCGTAGAAAGTTTTATATTAAGAATACTCATTCTGAACCTATATGATGTTGGATGCAAAATATGCATTCAGATCAACTTTGGGGTTAGCCTTATTAGATTAGAACCAGGCACACTTAGAAGCCGTGTATATGCTCATTAATGCACTAGATAGGTGGCTTATTTCGAGTGTATAAAGTCCAGGACCAGGATAAATTTCCTGGTCTCCTCTCAGGATTACTGCCTTGTCGGTGATCCATTTTACTTCTACTGCTGGATCGCACCTGTATAGGTAGGTCCGATTGATTGCCGCTAGCAGCAGGTGGAAAGTGTCAGCATCTGCCTCTGATGAAAGCACCCCCAGAAATAGGCAGGGAAACGAGTCAGGCTCCTGCACTCCTTTGTTTTCATCAACTGCTGAAACAAACCAGTGCTGCTACTTTTCCACTTCTCATTCTGTACAAAGTTTCTTTGTAATCCTGTCCACTTGCTGCCTTCTCACTACACCATTCACCACGTCTGTCTGTCCACTCTGTATTTCCTTACTGCCTGTAACTTGTAATTGTGTAAAGCACTGGATGTGCTGTTTGCCGTAACTAATCTAGGCCAACTGGTTCAAATTGGTGACACTGAAgggtcttttttctttctttctgttgtGCACTCCTGTATCCAATTCCATTGTGAATGTAAGTACATTATATAGTGGGTCTTACTTGTATGTGTGCTAATCTGTCTTTCTGTTTGTTCAGCAGCATAGGAAGGATGAGCCTCAACCTCCTAAGTGCTCTCCCAAAAAGACAGTGGAGCCAGTCATGGACCTCCTAGGTCTCGGTGAGATGACTTAATCACTGTATGTCATTTGTTTTGTTCTCATTGGAGAATCTAGCAGACAGACTTGATCCTCAAATTAGAGGAAATAAGTGTTAATACCTATCATATATCCATAATTCTATATGTACATGATAGTGTAGTTTACCTCTATTTTTTTACGGCCGGGGTGTTTAATCCAGGCACGTTGTCATTTGTTTAAATATTGTATgtctttgggtttttttttaaattacgaataataataataatttgttgtTCTGGGGCAGTTGAGTTCTAAGCTGCGGAACAGCCACACATTTCTAATTTTGTATCCTCTTGTCTAATGACTACATAAATCTGCTCTAAGGAACAGTATAATAAGCAGTCATTAGGTCTCTAGTTCCGGGCAGTGAGTGCCTCTCTCTGTGTGCACTGCTGGCTATAATAATGAGTCATTAAAAAACTGCACATGGTGTCATTGTCATTTGGACTGGAACTAAGATCCTGTGCTTTAACCATCAATAATTCTTAGTTGCAAATAACATACCAGTCATTTAATAatttgtaccttttttttttttttttttttttgtagacacTCCAGTAGCCACTTCTGTTCCCAATGGGAAGTCCAACACCAGCTTGGAGAAGGAATTAGACCTGTTTGGTTCCACATCTTTGTCTGGTTCCAAATCCAGCCAGGTAAATCACACATACAGTTATGTGTAGCATTCTTATTGACAATCCACTTCCAGAACTTGTAGTCTGTTCTGATTTCAATGATGTCAGTAAGCCAACATCAAGTAGTCTAACTGGTTCCCTGGAGGACACTGGGTGAATACGGTTTTGCACATTTCTAAAGATGGTTAACTAGGACACATACTTATGGTTATTAGTGTCCTTTGTAGCAGCATACTGTATGTTACTACTCACCATGTGCCAATTTGCTGCTTCGCATTAGTAGTTGGAAGTGAAATGTTAAGGGAGTTCTTTGCTTGTCCCTCATGATATTGTTACCCTtgggctaattcagatgtgttttatgtaaatgcagcaggaggtgtctattacaagtagacatATCCTGCTGCAATTGTAAACCAAGCTGCACCCTAAGATGCAGCAACAGCTCACTGCGACACCATCAGAAGGCTTGTGGCACCCATGCAGGTTCTCATAAAAGACCAGGAAATCTCCTTCCAACGATGGAGATCCTGGCCCCTTCCCTCCTCTTAAACTTCTCACTATCGCAACATAGTGACATTGGAATTTAATTCCCACATTGTATACATCATGCAAGGGAAATGGTGACTTcagcctttgtacagtttctattgCACTGTGACACCAGCTGAAGAGTGTTTAAGCATTGAGACGATTTAAATTTACTGGCTGATACAAATCCACTTGTCATAAATAATGTTTTATTTCTTGATTTTGCAGTGTCCCTATCGTCATGCAGTATTGTTTGTTTGCGTTGATCTAGTGCAGAGTTTCTCCCCCATAACTCCATTTCATACAGCTACCCCTCAGTCGGCTGCGGGAACTCTTGCTAGCATGGCTAACTGTCTTCCCTTGCTTTATACCGCAATAGGTGGCGGGAGGTAGATTTGTGTAATGGCGATATGGTGAAGTGGTATCGGCTCACGTTTTGTGTGCTGATACTGCTTATCCCCCACGTATGAAGGAGGAGATTTGTGTGAAATGACAGGGGCGCAGCTATCTTTAAGAGAGTGTGCCAATGTGCCACCCAATGcatgaacggtcagtggcactgactgttccGACAACTGCAGTGatcaatttcaacagctgcagTTGTCGATACCccatcaccacagcagggacagctctgtccctgactGCTGCAGCTACTGGCTACAGGATACATAGGAGATCTTGCGCATGCCCAGTGGAGCCTTCTGGGGGGAGAGACAACGCATCAGCCCTATGGTGATGCCCTGTGGACTCTGTGGTGATCACCGGAGGGGGGATCTCCAGCATCCAAGATGTTCATACATCTCGTCACTACTGcttctgcttcgcctcggtaaagaGGTGAAGCAGAAAGCGCTATACCGACATGATCAGTGCgggtataatacatctaccccctgATTTTATTTAAATTCTGAATGAATACCGGTGCTTTGTGGGAATACAGCTTTTTGTTTACTGGAAAAGATGATTGAGAGACTCATGGCATGAGTTTCTTGGTGTGAAAGTTCCCTTACAGAAGGAaatagctaaaacaaacaaatgcaTAGGAGTTCTCTGAATAATAGAGCAAATATTGATCACTCACAGACTGGGCTTATATATAGATCAAGAAAATAATGTGAACATAAGCCATTCTGCATAGAGAACCCTTTCTTGACACCTTTTGTTATATAAGTCATGTAAAATAAAATGCCATCATACCTGTTAATGCTGTTACCCCAGTAGCCAAACATTGGAAGCAAATTATTGCAATAAACTTTGGTTAAAAGCTTTTTGTAGATATATGGTAATGCTGGGAGAGCTCTGTGCAGTACACACGTTGCTTTTAGAATTGGTAAGCTGTCCTTTTAACAAAGTTTCTGAGGCCTATCTGCTGAGCTGTTGGTTCTGTTTATCATTTCCCCCAGACTGTCAGCACCATGCCAGTGACTGGTTCTGGATCCGTCCCAGAGAATCTCAACCTGTTCCCAGAGTCTGGAGGGAAAACAGAAGAAGGCACAAAGAAGCAACTTTCCAAGGACTCAATCCTATCTCTGTATGGTCCTCAGACCCCTCAGATTCCAGCTCAAGGTAAGAATATAAGGAGTGACCTAATTGACTGCATATTTCTGGATAACTTTATCTTAACTTCATAAAATGATTTGGCCATCGAAGTTGAAGACATGACATAGAAAAGCAGTCATATTTGTAACTTTTTCTCTTGCCTGCGTCTCTTCATTTATTATTGCAGGAGCCCTCTTCATGGCACCAGCACAAATGGCATACCCGAATGCCTATACTGGCTTTCCAGCAGCAGTTCCCACTCCTGGTATGGGTGGTATGATGGCATCACCAATGGGGATCATAACCCAGCCAACCCACACAGGAATGGTAGCACCCATGGCTGTTCCAGCTGGGTATGTAGGTGGAATGCAGGCAGCAGTCATGGGTGTCCCAAATGGAATGATGGCGCAGCATGCAGGTTATGTAACTGGCATGGGTGCTGTGGCCCAACCAATGTATGGGATGCAGCCAGGACAGCAGCTACAGTGGAATGTTGCTCAGGTAAAATATATGAAGTAACCATGAGATACACGGGTAGCCAAAATTCTCACTACTAATATTAATTTATTCATTTCAGTCTTTGGTTTAAATTTTATGCTTTTTATTTATCTTTCTTTGATTTTGTTTTATTTGCTTATTTGGGGGAggggtgtgtttttgttttgtgtgtgttttaGATATTGCATCATAATAAATATGTACACTTTTGATCTTTTCTATCTTTATAATTTTTTCTTTCCAGGTTTCCCAACAGATGGCAGGGATGACCTTTTTTGGTGTGGGAGGCATGGCAGGATATGGACAGCCTACTGCCAACCAGGCGCCTAACCAGAGCCTCAGCTCACCGATGTGGAAATGAAATAGGCATTCTCTGCTCACTCTGAACTTACTCCACTCCTTTCTCCCAGCTCAGCTGGTCCCTCACTGGTGGTACACAAGCATCATATTCATTTACCTGAGAGTCCTCCTAAGAGCTATCCACTAATACTCCCTATCAGCCTGAATCTAGTCTGACAGACATAACAAATTGTCCCTGATTATACAATTGCCAGTAccctgaagtataaggcaatgctgAATTCTTCTGCAAATTTCTACAAGCATTTCCCAAAGTTGAGCCATGCATTATGTAGTGCTGTCTGAAAATCCATAAAAAGGGCGCAATGCATTCAAATATCAATAAGCTGGTGATGTGCACCAGTGATACAGATACCAGCTGAATGCAGTGTGCAGTGTTAGAGAGACATTTATTACAATTCTGCACCAGCAAGCTCTGTAGATCTGCAGGCAAGTCTAAATGTGACAACTGGAAGTGGATGTCACCCACCTCTGTTCTCCTTGTGGATTGAAGTCTAGAAATGCAGGGCTGCATGCATATATTGGTTACGTCATACCACAAAGTGTTCAGTGTCTGTTTTACGTTCTAGGcctccttttatttttattttttattactttgtCGATCTTTGTATGAAAGTGGAGTAATACCTCACCACATATTAATTCAGTGTAAGATTGTTCAGTCATTTTAGTAAAATGAATTACAGGTTTTGTTTTCAGTGATTTGTTTTGTGTTTCCTCCACACTCCAACATGATTCCTTATTCTAAAGCATCAGGGGTTGTATAATGACAGTTACATCTAATAGTAACACACTACTCCATTTTGGAGTAGATCATTTGCATTTAAGCAAACCTCTTTTTGGAGtattttattttgacttttttttttttaaacatggtgttaactttaaaaaaatatttaaagccATACCAGCTTTGCTTAATTTATATGCAATCCAGAGTTTATGTAATGTAATATAAAGGGCATTTTCTGCTTACTCCACTTtcataaatccccccccccatatttttacattcAGATTTTAATTATTCTGCTGCTGAATGCAATGGAAGGAGTGGTGTATTTGTTTTAGCGGGTAACTTTTATCTCTGTTATGTATTGTGCAATGTACTTTGAAGAGAGCTCTAACTTGTGGCAGGGAAAGGTTTAGGCTAAAGGATTTATATAATATAGAATAAATAGTATATACTTCTAAAATAACATTTGTTGGTGCATGGGGGCCATATCTAATTTTATTAAATGTAATAAAAATGATGGGATGAAAGTGGTCATGCAAATTATATTCTCCCTGTTTACCTTATCATTGACATATTTGGGTGATGCCTTATTTCAGATGAAAGTatgtcttttctttctttttcaatATGACTGTAATGTGCTAATGTGATTTGGTGCTGTTCATACCCTTTTGTGTGTGACGTTTGCCCACCGTAGCAGAACCTAGCTATCATGGCACTCTACATAGACATCTTTTAAATGTCCTATGTAAAATTGGGTTGGCAAGTTCTCAAGGGTGGCTCACTATGGGTTTTTTTTCTAGTGAATAAAATTGCCTGCCTCAACACTCCTATTTTATTACATAATGTGATGGATGGTTGTGTGCAGTTAGAATGAGTGTTTGGGCCGCAGAGCTTGTACACAGTCTTATCTGGATCTTGGACAAGCATTCTGCAGACAAAACTGTCTTCTCAGATTCTCTTATCCAATGTGTTGAATCCTGATCTTTTCTGTAGTAGACAGAAACATAGATTCCAAAATATCCACTTTACATATGGTCATGCATAAGCCTCTTATGCACCAAACTGAAATGTTTGCAGTGCTATTTACTAATAATGAACTGTTTTGCAAATACATGTTTGGAACATTCAGATCTATATGATTTTTAGTGATGTTGCCCCTTTGAAGATTCACAGCCGTTTTAGGATCAGTGGTGTTAATTGCAATGCTTAAGTCATTCTCGTGTAGTCACATTTGCATGATAGATGACCAATTATTTTGCTAGTTCAGCTGCATTATTTGCATTTTTGTTTTATGGTCCCTACTTTAGTAGTATTCTGAAGCTAAAAGCAATGGTGTGGCAGTGTAAAAGCATAGAGCTTCCCTGAGACTGTGCAGCGGCATTTCTATTCTAGTGCTGGTAGGATAGCCCCTGTAGCACACTGGCATTTTATTCCATACTCATAGATGGTCTGATGTCACATTGAGTAGAGGCCGGTTTTCCTCTGCATTCCATGCAAATCACTGCACTTATGGCTGCCTTTACACTTGTCAGCAAGACCACGTTGGGACTGAAGCTGTATTTATGTGTGAACTTGATTTCTTTTGGTTTTAGTTTTTAAGGATCTTTTCACTTAGTATATAGAAAAGATCCACACAACAAACATAATCATGTTACATCTGGATAAACAGCATTTCATGTGGGACCTTTTTACTTGATCAAAGTGTCCCTTACATCCAACTGCCTCTGTCATTACTTTGTAGCCTCTTTCCCAACCATATGATTGCACACAGGAAtacaagtttttttatttattttcttaaaaaCAGACCAGAAGAATTGTAGGACAGAAACCTTAGAATACATGCCATGTTGCTGTTGGCATGGCAGTTTCCGGAAAAGCAGGGTTTTTAGCATGCAGGGCATCTAGGTGATTAATGTTCTCGTAGTATTTGTATTGTTAGCTAATCAGCTGAACCAAATTCCTTCAAACAAAAGGACTTCATGTACCGTATGTGCTGGGAAATAATTACATATTCTGAATGTGAAATATTTGCACTTTCTGTAGCTTTAACATGTGTTTTGTGTCTGTTTTTTATAACTTTAATATTGTTAAGCTAACCTGTGttgtgtttttgggttttttttgggggAAATTTTTATTTAACCTTTTCAATATTAACGAGCATTTAAGTTATAAACACATCTAATGCAGATAATCTTACagatctataaatatatattttttgttctgtTAATCTCTTGAATTATTTTCTTAAtgtcagttttttttttctaaCAATTTATTGTAAAAAAGATGGTTTCTTGTGTATTTGATTTTTGTTCACTTAAAATGTGAAAATCATTTACAGAGGCAGCTACACATCTGTGTATATGTACATTCCGAAATAAAGATGGTCATTAAACATTGCCAcaattgtgtgggttttttttgtttgtgttgGGTGGAGGTTGGTGAAATACTGTGGTCTGTGAAGTTTTGCAGTGTCTACACTCTGTGGTTCCTTTATTAGGTATGCTTGCTTGTTAATGCAAATTGTAATCCGCCAATCCTATGGCAGTAATTCATTGCTTAAAAGCATGCAGACACGTTCAGAGGTACAGTTACTGTTCAGACCAAACACCAGAATGGGTAATGTGGGTATCTCAGAAACTGATGATCtcctggcccagatttatcaagccttggagagtgatagattgcacggtgataaagtgccaaccaatcagctcctgtcatttttcaaacacagcctgtaacatggcagttaggagctgattggttggtactttgtcaccgtgcaatttatcactctccaaggcttgataaatctgggcccctgTGGGGGTTTTTTTTATACCCAAAGGTCTCTTGAGATTACAGAGAATTGTATGCACTGTAATAAACAACcagaggtagatttactaaagcctcTAAAACAGATCAGtggtgctgttgcccatagcagccaataagattctagctatcatttctcctacgtgctagaggatgctgtggacaccaaaagaaccatggggtatagacggaatctgcaggagacatgggcactttaagactttgaaaaggggtgtgcactggctcctccctctatgcccctcctccagactccagttttagaattgtgcccagtgagactggacgcactacaggggagctctactgagtttctctgaaaatacttttttgttaggttttttatgttcagggaggctgctggccacaacctccctgcttcgtgggactgaggggagagaagttatgacccacttctagtgagtttaagggctctgcttctggctacaggacaccattagctcctgagggtttcatCGCTTGGTACgatcagatgctcgctcccacagccggccgtcaccccccttacagagccagaagtcagaagacagatgaGTAGAAGAAAAAAGAAGACCAGAGACAGCATTTTCCTGAGATACCGTGCAGCGGACGgatgctgcgcgccaagctcccgcttacacacacagcacttctggttgcaggggagggggggcaggttatttggtgcaatataatataaaagcgctaca encodes:
- the SMAP2 gene encoding stromal membrane-associated protein 2 isoform X1 — protein: MTGKSVRDVERYQAVLSELLLREENKFCADCQAKGPRWASWNIGVFVCIRCAGVHRNLGVHISRVKSVNLDQWTQEQIQCMEEMGNGKAKRLYEAFLPESFIRPQTDQAVEIFIREKYEKKKYMDRSVDLTAFRKEREHKWKKSESAPDMKSEPIVFEKVKLQHRKDEPQPPKCSPKKTVEPVMDLLGLDTPVATSVPNGKSNTSLEKELDLFGSTSLSGSKSSQTVSTMPVTGSGSVPENLNLFPESGGKTEEGTKKQLSKDSILSLYGPQTPQIPAQGALFMAPAQMAYPNAYTGFPAAVPTPGMGGMMASPMGIITQPTHTGMVAPMAVPAGYVGGMQAAVMGVPNGMMAQHAGYVTGMGAVAQPMYGMQPGQQLQWNVAQVSQQMAGMTFFGVGGMAGYGQPTANQAPNQSLSSPMWK
- the SMAP2 gene encoding stromal membrane-associated protein 2 isoform X2, which encodes MTGKSVRDVERYQAVLSELLLREENKFCADCQAKGPRWASWNIGVFVCIRCAGVHRNLGVHISRVKSVNLDQWTQEQIQCMEEMGNGKAKRLYEAFLPESFIRPQTDQAVEIFIREKYEKKKYMDRSVDLTAFRKEREHKWKKSESAPDMKSEPIVFEKVKLHRKDEPQPPKCSPKKTVEPVMDLLGLDTPVATSVPNGKSNTSLEKELDLFGSTSLSGSKSSQTVSTMPVTGSGSVPENLNLFPESGGKTEEGTKKQLSKDSILSLYGPQTPQIPAQGALFMAPAQMAYPNAYTGFPAAVPTPGMGGMMASPMGIITQPTHTGMVAPMAVPAGYVGGMQAAVMGVPNGMMAQHAGYVTGMGAVAQPMYGMQPGQQLQWNVAQVSQQMAGMTFFGVGGMAGYGQPTANQAPNQSLSSPMWK
- the SMAP2 gene encoding stromal membrane-associated protein 2 isoform X3; protein product: MTGKSVRDVERYQAVLSELLLREENKFCADCQAKGPRWASWNIGVFVCIRCAGVHRNLGVHISRVKSVNLDQWTQEQIQCMEEMGNGKAKRLYEAFLPESFIRPQTDQAVEIFIREKYEKKKYMDRSVDLTAFRHRKDEPQPPKCSPKKTVEPVMDLLGLDTPVATSVPNGKSNTSLEKELDLFGSTSLSGSKSSQTVSTMPVTGSGSVPENLNLFPESGGKTEEGTKKQLSKDSILSLYGPQTPQIPAQGALFMAPAQMAYPNAYTGFPAAVPTPGMGGMMASPMGIITQPTHTGMVAPMAVPAGYVGGMQAAVMGVPNGMMAQHAGYVTGMGAVAQPMYGMQPGQQLQWNVAQVSQQMAGMTFFGVGGMAGYGQPTANQAPNQSLSSPMWK